A stretch of Streptomyces vietnamensis DNA encodes these proteins:
- a CDS encoding ATP-binding cassette domain-containing protein: MTTTTDDSASTAPAETVSAEPVSASERLLFGGELAYDQGWSQHNGTWVKLSMWRMAVSFPRQVGIAVRLARQADLRALYTVAVSEIGRGVAQAFSLVAVNALLTELLASGVLVDRLRAALPSLVFVSAMAVVSSLLKSASTASTGILEPKVQRVATERYLGLVARVEMDAIEDDAFHKLMDSAQWGSEGARRMVGYCTAVVASAISLIAAASVLTVLHVALLPLLVAMALPSAWGSLTMARARYESWHRFVQHARAGQLLRRLLIDQQAAGEVRVHDVGPFLLEHYRGMAETSEREQTRLAWVGARTGLLADGARGVATVAAYTVLGLLLWNGQMALAVGGTAVLAIRAGSASITDLVLRVTDIQEESLFVADLERLCTEAERRAIPEAGLDLPEDFDAIRFEKVTFSYQGAEEPSLREVDLVIPRGRTVALVGANGSGKTTVSKLLCGLHMPDTGRVMWGEVDAAEACRARLFSRVAMVAQNFQRWPFTARVNIGIGRPGSAIDDRDVDAAAAYAGADDVVAKLPRGLDTLLARGYRGGQEISGGQWQKIGLARARYRNGQVLVVDEPTSALDPVAEQRVFDQIHRLAGTGQTTVLITHRLHSVRHADLIYVLERGRVVEHGTFEELMDPAGGTGAFREAYNLQARQFLAPTVPGQSGPSDTARS, encoded by the coding sequence ATGACGACCACCACGGACGACTCGGCGTCCACGGCCCCGGCGGAGACCGTCTCGGCGGAGCCCGTCTCGGCGTCCGAGCGGTTGCTGTTCGGCGGTGAACTCGCCTACGACCAGGGCTGGAGCCAGCACAACGGGACCTGGGTGAAGCTGAGCATGTGGCGGATGGCCGTGAGCTTCCCCCGCCAGGTCGGCATCGCCGTACGCCTCGCCCGGCAGGCCGACCTCCGCGCCCTGTACACGGTGGCGGTCAGCGAGATCGGCCGCGGTGTGGCGCAGGCGTTCTCGCTGGTGGCGGTGAACGCGCTGCTGACCGAACTCCTCGCGTCGGGGGTCCTGGTCGACCGGCTGCGGGCGGCCCTGCCGTCGCTGGTGTTCGTGTCGGCGATGGCGGTCGTCTCCTCGCTGCTCAAGTCGGCGTCGACCGCCTCGACGGGGATTCTGGAGCCGAAGGTCCAACGGGTCGCCACCGAGCGGTACCTGGGCCTCGTCGCCCGGGTGGAGATGGACGCCATCGAGGACGACGCCTTCCACAAGCTGATGGACTCGGCGCAGTGGGGATCCGAGGGGGCCCGGCGGATGGTGGGCTACTGCACGGCCGTGGTCGCCTCGGCGATCTCCCTGATCGCCGCCGCGAGCGTGCTGACCGTCCTGCACGTGGCGCTGCTGCCGCTCCTCGTCGCGATGGCGCTGCCGAGCGCGTGGGGATCCCTGACGATGGCCCGGGCGCGGTACGAGAGCTGGCACCGGTTCGTCCAGCACGCGCGCGCCGGGCAGTTGCTGAGGCGCCTCCTGATCGACCAGCAGGCGGCGGGCGAGGTCCGGGTCCACGACGTGGGCCCGTTCCTGCTCGAGCACTACCGGGGCATGGCGGAGACCAGCGAGCGCGAACAGACGCGGCTCGCGTGGGTGGGAGCCCGCACGGGGCTGCTCGCGGACGGGGCGCGCGGCGTGGCCACGGTCGCCGCGTACACGGTGCTCGGGCTGCTCCTGTGGAACGGGCAGATGGCGCTCGCGGTCGGCGGTACCGCGGTGCTCGCGATCCGGGCGGGGTCGGCGAGCATCACGGACCTGGTGCTGCGGGTCACCGACATCCAGGAGGAGTCCCTCTTCGTCGCCGACCTGGAGCGGCTGTGCACCGAGGCCGAGCGGCGGGCGATCCCCGAGGCGGGCCTGGACCTGCCGGAGGACTTCGACGCGATCCGTTTCGAGAAGGTCACCTTCTCCTACCAGGGGGCCGAGGAGCCGTCGCTGCGAGAGGTGGACCTGGTCATCCCCCGCGGCAGGACCGTGGCCCTGGTGGGGGCGAACGGATCGGGCAAGACCACGGTGTCCAAGCTGCTGTGCGGCCTGCACATGCCCGACACCGGCCGGGTGATGTGGGGCGAGGTGGACGCCGCCGAGGCCTGTCGGGCGCGGCTCTTCTCCCGGGTGGCGATGGTCGCCCAGAACTTCCAGCGGTGGCCGTTCACCGCCAGGGTGAACATCGGGATCGGCCGACCGGGCAGCGCGATCGACGACCGCGACGTCGACGCCGCGGCGGCCTACGCGGGCGCCGACGACGTCGTGGCGAAGCTGCCCCGCGGCCTGGACACGCTGCTCGCCCGCGGTTATCGGGGCGGTCAGGAGATCTCCGGTGGGCAGTGGCAGAAGATCGGCCTCGCGCGAGCGCGGTACCGGAACGGGCAGGTCCTGGTCGTCGACGAGCCGACCAGCGCCCTCGACCCGGTGGCCGAGCAGCGGGTCTTCGACCAGATCCACCGGCTCGCCGGTACGGGTCAGACCACCGTCCTGATCACCCACCGGCTCCACAGCGTCCGCCACGCGGACCTCATCTACGTCCTGGAGCGGGGCCGGGTCGTCGAGCACGGCACGTTCGAAGAGCTCATGGACCCGGCCGGCGGCACCGGGGCGTTCCGGGAGGCTTACAACCTGCAGGCCCGCCAGTTCCTGGCCCCCACCGTTCCCGGACAGTCCGGGCCTTCGGACACGGCCAGGTCCTAG
- a CDS encoding C40 family peptidase — protein sequence MAGKKKSRTLLSGLAVLGLVATSGYLTLELRKQEEQGVTEVRNVGVLNGTGKAGAAQNTGGEQWSRLENPARSVLRGADGQVEAVLTDGARTAKLTGPARTFAEPTSTASKVSTTDWIRLMPKPWAKGAEKEKWFKDWYAENADSKEDDIFAFAFQYVAGAPQRKDEQGRVVAGDANFGPLNTTGAEGGDLRLEQSDFYDYLGVPYPFRDGTVGKPEAMRIRSLDCSGFMRMVLGFRARYPLMSSDKSGDGLPRTANGMARSDQGVDILPLTGIAAQNRPSAIDELQPGDLVFFKLDTRTGQRLDHVGMVLGHDTEGHLVFVSSREEVNGPTIGDIGGVSRLDGNGYYAKTLRSAKRL from the coding sequence ATGGCAGGGAAGAAGAAGTCACGCACGCTCCTCTCGGGCCTCGCCGTGCTCGGGCTCGTCGCGACCTCGGGGTACCTCACCCTGGAGCTGCGCAAGCAGGAGGAGCAGGGCGTCACCGAGGTCCGCAACGTCGGCGTCCTCAACGGCACCGGGAAGGCGGGCGCGGCCCAGAACACGGGCGGGGAGCAGTGGTCGCGCCTGGAGAACCCCGCGCGCAGTGTGCTGCGCGGCGCCGACGGCCAGGTCGAGGCGGTCCTGACCGACGGCGCGCGGACCGCGAAGCTCACGGGCCCGGCCCGTACCTTCGCCGAGCCGACCTCCACGGCCTCCAAGGTCTCCACGACCGACTGGATCCGGCTCATGCCGAAGCCCTGGGCCAAGGGCGCGGAGAAGGAGAAGTGGTTCAAGGACTGGTACGCGGAGAACGCGGACAGCAAGGAGGACGACATCTTCGCGTTCGCCTTCCAGTACGTGGCGGGCGCGCCGCAGCGCAAGGACGAGCAGGGCCGCGTCGTCGCGGGTGACGCGAACTTCGGGCCGCTGAACACCACCGGGGCCGAGGGCGGTGACCTCCGTCTGGAGCAGTCCGACTTCTACGACTACCTCGGCGTCCCGTACCCCTTCCGGGACGGCACCGTCGGCAAGCCGGAGGCGATGCGGATCCGGTCGCTGGACTGCTCCGGCTTCATGCGCATGGTGCTCGGCTTCCGCGCGCGCTACCCGCTGATGTCCTCGGACAAGTCCGGCGACGGCCTGCCGCGCACGGCGAACGGCATGGCCCGTTCCGATCAGGGCGTGGACATCCTGCCGCTGACCGGCATCGCCGCGCAGAACCGTCCCTCCGCCATCGACGAGCTGCAGCCGGGCGACCTGGTGTTCTTCAAGCTGGACACGCGCACCGGGCAGCGCCTCGACCACGTCGGCATGGTCCTCGGCCACGACACCGAGGGTCACCTGGTCTTCGTCTCCAGCCGCGAGGAGGTCAACGGGCCCACCATCGGTGACATCGGCGGTGTCTCCCGCCTCGACGGCAACGGCTACTACGCCAAGACGCTGCGCAGCGCGAAGCGTCTCTGA
- the pgsB gene encoding poly-gamma-glutamate synthase PgsB, with protein MLYLYFVLLISGVFLLIAGIVEQRRHYAALHTIPTRVLVNGIRGKSSITRLCAGALRGGGLVTVAKTTGTAARFIHPDATEEPVYRKFGIANVVEQIGIVRRAATYRPHALVIECMAVMPALQEVNQSKLIRSTIGVLCNVREDHLAEMGPTLDDVARSLCRSMPEDGICVTAEKERFHILQEEADARNCRLVYADPETVSDAELRGFSWFTFKENVAIALAVAELLGIDREVALQGMYDAPPDPGVLSVERYVTPDNRRLAFANVFAANDPESTLMNVNQLLDLGAISRPLNVVINCRPDRVERNGQMGEIIPDLRPDNVFVIGHPAKSAIDAIPAAWRDRAVDLGGDRRPAEDFMPALLGRMPDGSSLVAIGNIHGQGEELLEYLAELPADDSAVDHHADGDWAQQAPAGPAQPPRLDPYASYPLAQEERYQASQTQEIPLVRIPLQPTDPRPGPVVLTAQRGPDDGWTVPVPAAPEESFGWFHQPAHEGDDRTHPQP; from the coding sequence GTGCTCTACCTCTACTTCGTCCTGCTGATCAGCGGCGTGTTCCTGCTGATCGCGGGCATCGTGGAACAGCGCAGGCACTACGCCGCCCTCCACACCATCCCGACCCGGGTGCTGGTCAACGGCATCCGGGGCAAGTCCTCCATCACCCGGCTCTGCGCCGGGGCCCTGCGCGGCGGCGGTCTGGTGACCGTCGCCAAGACGACGGGTACGGCGGCGCGCTTCATCCACCCCGACGCGACCGAGGAGCCGGTCTACCGGAAGTTCGGCATCGCCAACGTGGTGGAGCAGATCGGCATCGTGCGCCGGGCCGCCACGTACCGGCCGCACGCCCTCGTCATCGAGTGCATGGCCGTCATGCCCGCGCTGCAGGAGGTCAACCAGAGCAAGCTGATCCGCTCCACGATCGGCGTCCTGTGCAACGTGCGCGAGGACCACCTCGCCGAGATGGGCCCCACCCTGGACGACGTGGCCCGCTCCCTGTGCCGCTCGATGCCGGAGGACGGCATCTGCGTGACCGCCGAGAAGGAGCGCTTCCACATCCTCCAGGAGGAGGCCGACGCCCGGAACTGCCGGCTGGTCTACGCCGACCCCGAGACGGTCAGCGACGCCGAGCTGCGCGGCTTCAGCTGGTTCACCTTCAAGGAGAACGTCGCGATCGCCCTGGCCGTCGCGGAGCTCCTCGGCATCGACCGGGAGGTCGCGCTGCAGGGCATGTACGACGCGCCGCCGGACCCCGGTGTCCTCTCGGTGGAGCGCTACGTCACGCCCGACAACCGGCGGCTCGCCTTCGCGAACGTCTTCGCGGCCAACGACCCCGAGTCGACCCTGATGAACGTCAACCAGCTGCTCGACCTCGGGGCCATCAGCCGCCCCCTGAACGTCGTGATCAACTGCCGCCCCGACCGCGTCGAGCGCAACGGGCAGATGGGCGAGATCATCCCGGACCTGCGGCCGGACAACGTCTTCGTCATCGGTCACCCCGCGAAGAGCGCCATCGACGCCATCCCCGCCGCCTGGCGGGACCGGGCCGTCGACCTCGGCGGCGACCGGCGCCCGGCCGAGGACTTCATGCCGGCCCTGCTCGGCCGGATGCCCGACGGCTCCTCGCTCGTCGCCATCGGCAACATCCACGGCCAGGGCGAGGAGCTGCTCGAATACCTCGCCGAACTCCCGGCCGACGACAGCGCCGTCGACCACCACGCCGACGGGGACTGGGCGCAGCAGGCACCGGCGGGCCCCGCCCAGCCGCCGCGCCTGGACCCGTACGCCTCGTACCCCCTGGCCCAGGAGGAGCGGTACCAGGCCTCCCAGACCCAGGAGATCCCCCTGGTCCGGATCCCGCTCCAGCCGACCGACCCGCGCCCCGGGCCGGTGGTGCTCACGGCCCAGCGCGGCCCCGACGACGGGTGGACCGTCCCCGTGCCCGCCGCCCCCGAGGAGTCGTTCGGCTGGTTCCACCAGCCGGCCCACGAGGGCGACGACCGCACGCATCCGCAGCCCTGA
- a CDS encoding MarR family winged helix-turn-helix transcriptional regulator yields the protein MSSETESATAGFLVWRLSMKWRVAVDRAVAPLGLTHAQYALMGSLYGMARSGRQPSQRQLADHTGLEALYVSKLARALEASGLVARTRDPDDPRAMRLSLTEQGHDVTSRAITVVQGLLDQMLEPLGGRKSPRARQFTRELEALLEAPLDPHTETTENAEEQS from the coding sequence GTGAGTTCAGAAACCGAGAGCGCCACGGCGGGATTCCTGGTCTGGCGCCTGTCGATGAAGTGGCGCGTGGCCGTCGACCGGGCGGTCGCACCGCTGGGCCTGACCCATGCCCAGTACGCGCTGATGGGGTCCCTGTACGGCATGGCGCGCTCCGGGCGACAACCGAGCCAGCGGCAGCTGGCCGACCACACCGGGCTCGAAGCGCTGTACGTCTCCAAGCTCGCCCGCGCGCTTGAGGCGTCCGGACTCGTCGCCCGCACCCGGGACCCGGACGACCCGCGCGCCATGCGCCTTTCGCTCACCGAGCAGGGGCACGACGTCACCAGCCGCGCCATCACGGTGGTCCAGGGCCTCCTGGACCAGATGCTGGAGCCGCTCGGGGGACGGAAGAGCCCGCGCGCACGGCAGTTCACCCGCGAGCTCGAGGCCCTGCTCGAAGCACCTCTTGATCCGCACACCGAGACCACCGAGAACGCCGAGGAGCAGTCATGA
- a CDS encoding HAD family hydrolase, which yields MPYFKAVLFDWVGTLVVPKWGPIAGRPRGAHWIESTLLGLGREAPETEVRRISEALTEAGRLPDVTGGWSDVSADAHREGYDTWMRAAGIEPALADALYATLSDPTGNPFATDVAPTLAGLKAAGVKVAVISDIHVDIRPAFEKTGLDAYVDDYALSFEHGLCKPDPAFFGVALEQLGVRPDEALMVGDRSGHDGGGVEAGLPTLLLPPLTRTVEERLHLVLGACGIAR from the coding sequence ATGCCCTACTTCAAAGCAGTGCTGTTCGACTGGGTCGGAACGCTCGTGGTCCCCAAGTGGGGCCCGATCGCCGGGAGACCGAGGGGCGCCCACTGGATCGAGAGCACCCTGCTCGGCCTCGGCCGCGAAGCCCCGGAGACGGAGGTACGGCGGATCAGCGAGGCCCTGACCGAGGCGGGCCGACTGCCGGACGTGACGGGGGGCTGGTCCGACGTGTCCGCCGACGCGCACCGCGAGGGCTACGACACGTGGATGCGGGCCGCGGGGATCGAACCGGCCCTGGCCGACGCGCTGTACGCGACCCTCTCCGACCCCACCGGCAACCCGTTCGCGACGGACGTCGCACCCACCCTGGCGGGGCTGAAGGCCGCCGGGGTCAAGGTGGCCGTCATCAGCGACATCCACGTCGACATCCGGCCCGCGTTCGAGAAGACCGGCCTGGACGCGTACGTCGACGACTACGCCCTGTCCTTCGAACACGGCCTGTGCAAGCCCGACCCCGCCTTCTTCGGCGTGGCCCTGGAGCAGCTCGGGGTGCGCCCCGACGAGGCCCTCATGGTCGGCGACCGCTCCGGCCACGACGGCGGAGGCGTCGAAGCCGGCCTGCCGACCCTCCTCCTCCCGCCCCTGACCCGGACCGTCGAGGAACGGCTGCACCTGGTGCTCGGGGCCTGCGGGATCGCCCGATGA
- a CDS encoding MarR family winged helix-turn-helix transcriptional regulator yields the protein MTTTAPILNGRVVALAHYAPRALLERVLTRHGITFEQSVALRVVSVAGDSVDRDELVTDVIGSLKTDESVVRGVVDELTASKLVEQVPAHASRLRLTDAGRELYETTTAESLGIAARLYEGIPAEDLAVAGRVLTLITDRANAELAGA from the coding sequence ATGACCACCACCGCACCCATCCTCAACGGTCGCGTCGTCGCCCTGGCGCACTACGCCCCGCGCGCCCTCCTGGAGCGGGTGCTGACCCGCCACGGAATCACCTTCGAGCAGAGCGTCGCCCTCCGGGTCGTCTCGGTCGCGGGCGACTCCGTCGACCGGGACGAGCTCGTCACCGACGTCATCGGCTCGCTCAAGACCGACGAGTCCGTCGTGCGCGGAGTGGTCGACGAGCTGACGGCCTCGAAGCTCGTGGAGCAGGTGCCGGCACACGCCTCCCGGCTGCGCCTGACGGACGCCGGACGGGAGCTGTACGAGACCACCACCGCCGAGAGCCTCGGGATCGCCGCCCGGCTGTACGAGGGCATTCCGGCCGAGGACCTCGCGGTCGCCGGCCGCGTGCTGACCCTCATCACGGATCGCGCGAACGCCGAGCTGGCGGGGGCCTGA
- a CDS encoding poly-gamma-glutamate biosynthesis protein PgsC/CapC — protein sequence MTTAALTPEMAALGIAIGLLFSLLCYLTTNLSPGGMITPGWIALTLIEDLQRAAMVVGVTALTYAGTKLMQRLVILYGKRLFAAVVLLGVLLQATVMIVLSIEFPLMYGNQTLGFIVPGLIAYQLVRQPKGPTLLATASVSLLAYIVVAAGLLLGVMPAAA from the coding sequence TTGACCACCGCCGCACTGACCCCCGAGATGGCCGCCCTGGGCATCGCCATAGGCCTGCTCTTCTCCCTGCTGTGCTACCTCACGACCAACCTCTCCCCCGGCGGGATGATCACCCCGGGCTGGATCGCCCTCACCCTCATCGAGGACCTGCAGCGCGCGGCCATGGTCGTGGGCGTCACCGCGCTGACGTACGCGGGCACCAAGCTCATGCAGCGGCTCGTGATCCTGTACGGCAAGCGGCTGTTCGCCGCGGTGGTCCTGCTCGGGGTGCTGCTCCAGGCGACGGTGATGATCGTCCTCTCGATCGAGTTCCCCCTGATGTACGGCAACCAGACCCTCGGGTTCATCGTGCCCGGCCTCATCGCCTACCAGCTGGTCCGCCAGCCCAAGGGGCCCACGCTCCTCGCGACGGCCTCCGTCTCGCTCCTCGCCTACATCGTCGTCGCCGCCGGCCTGCTGCTCGGCGTCATGCCCGCCGCCGCCTGA
- a CDS encoding CapA family protein, which yields MTFCDSLPIGRALAVTAALAVLTVGCASTPTESQIKPGGRSFTVAAAGDVLIHPELVEQGARDAKKTGKGVAGLDFGPLMAGVKPVISKADLAICHMETPVGSPKGPWQGYPEFLVPPQILTTVKDVGYDTCSTASNHTNDHGLKAIRSTLDAMDKAGLGHTGSARTPEEAQKINIRDVKGVKVAHLAFSWESFLNPTPAKERWSFNRISTDEIKKAEKRARAQGAEVVILSLHWGLEHYNEPSVPQLQLAERITKETGINLIIGHHAHVVQPIQKINGKWVAFSLGNQVARHGSPTGLTEEGAIGWFEFRETESGWDVSARYRPTLVDIPPDLEPGEKLPEGAVVDNRLVDVQHVLDHPEGLTADRLSRYRLAAERTRGFLFNRGAPGGDGLAELSLDY from the coding sequence GTGACATTCTGCGATTCTCTCCCCATAGGCCGTGCTCTGGCAGTGACGGCGGCCCTCGCCGTCCTCACCGTCGGCTGTGCGTCCACGCCCACGGAGTCGCAGATCAAGCCGGGCGGCCGCTCGTTCACCGTCGCCGCCGCAGGAGATGTTCTCATCCACCCTGAGCTGGTGGAGCAGGGTGCCCGGGACGCGAAGAAGACCGGCAAGGGGGTCGCCGGACTGGACTTCGGCCCGCTGATGGCCGGGGTGAAGCCGGTGATCAGCAAGGCCGACCTGGCCATCTGCCACATGGAGACGCCCGTGGGCTCCCCCAAGGGGCCCTGGCAGGGGTACCCGGAGTTCCTCGTGCCGCCGCAGATCCTCACGACCGTGAAGGACGTGGGCTACGACACCTGCTCGACGGCCTCGAACCACACCAATGACCACGGTCTGAAGGCCATCCGCAGCACTCTGGACGCGATGGACAAGGCGGGGCTCGGTCACACCGGTTCGGCCCGTACGCCCGAGGAAGCGCAGAAGATCAACATCCGTGACGTCAAGGGCGTCAAGGTGGCGCACCTGGCCTTCTCGTGGGAGTCCTTCCTCAACCCGACGCCCGCGAAGGAACGCTGGTCGTTCAACCGGATCAGCACGGACGAGATCAAGAAGGCCGAGAAGCGGGCCCGGGCGCAGGGCGCCGAAGTGGTGATCCTCTCGCTCCACTGGGGCCTTGAGCACTACAACGAGCCGAGCGTCCCCCAGCTCCAGCTCGCCGAGCGGATCACCAAGGAGACCGGGATCAACCTGATCATCGGCCACCACGCGCACGTGGTGCAGCCGATCCAGAAGATCAACGGCAAGTGGGTCGCCTTCAGCCTGGGCAACCAGGTGGCCCGGCACGGGTCGCCCACGGGGCTGACCGAGGAGGGCGCGATCGGCTGGTTCGAGTTCCGGGAGACGGAGTCCGGGTGGGACGTGTCCGCCCGCTACCGCCCCACCCTGGTGGACATCCCGCCCGACCTCGAGCCCGGTGAGAAGCTCCCCGAGGGCGCCGTCGTGGACAACCGGCTCGTCGACGTCCAGCACGTGCTCGACCATCCGGAGGGCCTGACCGCGGACCGGCTCTCCCGCTACCGCCTCGCCGCCGAACGGACCCGCGGCTTCCTCTTCAACCGGGGGGCTCCGGGGGGCGACGGCCTGGCCGAGCTCTCCCTGGACTACTGA
- a CDS encoding HAMP domain-containing protein translates to MPLLGGIRPPIAVLCVLILGLAGLTAKVLGPGKDTVVPEAVLSSQQYFAEDGAIALRASIDERITDLQRTATALSAGSPVKPERILSDLGRTYQKWTGTTVVDLESGDVLAARGETIPLSWLDKDVLLGKQALTPRMVRLETGDVRLMTMAVLDWPGRPQQLLLASSSLSVPPINLGPFRTMSVVAENGEILGTAGFEQAEALNSDQERQELTFLHKQMTRLADQAAVRTEEHPVRAKEPGSRGYPGVSGTLLGGEYNGRIATAGYASLASSNPENKPSQAAGLGLTVVALLPVVEQKTSDQGRELYGLAAAGVLVLLGLLAVTVLWATVQRPLLRLFLESRRLARGDLTRPVTVPRWGEAARIGTALERLRRQLAGDGGGSDGAPRRRILVGGRGPLVVTAALLLLWCVPVGLLLNRTDDSVSVPATMVNDQRDRTDLIADRLRRALNEAQADLVSTASLIGEENPEDTNRLLDEALLKHPRYRALYVVDAAGGISAKAGTDPHDWSGGKDLPPVRVSGQGGKEPIVQAGAPVPGRKGGTLVGEIRVEFLDSLLARPGLGDVRVVDSAGQTVAAGNGFLAFEELPEGPLTDLVRAANLSVGAGPVENGLLIREGNKVTVAAAAPFSGGGVTADLGWTVVSRQDASRFQIAPYEREDRSVLAGMLGLAAIIFCLGWVYLVVVRPLRALAGSAEKLVDGDLKTVLYPRYQDEVGAVVRSLELLRQQAQAHRHNQARRSAETRPGVGGR, encoded by the coding sequence ATGCCGCTCCTGGGCGGCATCCGTCCGCCGATCGCGGTCCTGTGCGTGCTGATCCTCGGCCTGGCCGGTCTGACGGCCAAGGTGCTCGGTCCCGGCAAGGACACGGTCGTGCCGGAGGCGGTGCTGTCCTCGCAGCAGTACTTCGCCGAGGACGGCGCCATCGCGCTGCGCGCCTCGATCGACGAGCGGATCACCGACCTGCAGCGGACCGCCACGGCGCTCAGCGCGGGCAGCCCGGTGAAGCCCGAGCGGATCCTGTCGGACCTGGGCCGGACCTACCAGAAGTGGACCGGCACGACCGTCGTCGACCTGGAGAGCGGGGACGTCCTCGCCGCGCGCGGGGAGACGATCCCCCTCTCCTGGCTGGACAAGGACGTCCTCCTCGGCAAGCAGGCCCTGACGCCCCGCATGGTGCGGCTCGAGACCGGCGACGTGCGTCTGATGACCATGGCCGTACTGGACTGGCCCGGCCGGCCGCAGCAGCTGCTCCTCGCGTCCAGCAGCCTGTCCGTGCCCCCCATCAACCTCGGCCCCTTCCGCACCATGTCCGTCGTCGCCGAGAACGGCGAGATCCTCGGCACGGCCGGCTTCGAGCAGGCCGAAGCGCTCAACTCCGACCAGGAGCGCCAGGAGCTCACCTTCCTCCACAAGCAGATGACCCGCCTGGCCGACCAGGCCGCCGTGCGCACCGAGGAGCACCCCGTGCGCGCGAAGGAGCCCGGCTCCCGGGGCTACCCCGGCGTCAGCGGCACCCTCCTGGGCGGCGAGTACAACGGCCGCATCGCCACGGCGGGCTACGCCTCGCTCGCCTCCTCCAACCCGGAGAACAAGCCGAGCCAGGCCGCCGGCCTCGGGCTCACGGTGGTGGCCCTGCTGCCCGTGGTCGAGCAGAAGACCTCCGACCAGGGCCGCGAGCTGTACGGCCTGGCGGCGGCGGGCGTCCTCGTCCTGCTCGGGCTCCTCGCGGTGACCGTCCTCTGGGCGACCGTGCAGCGGCCGCTGCTCCGGCTGTTCCTGGAGTCGCGCCGGCTCGCCCGCGGCGATCTGACCCGGCCCGTCACCGTGCCCCGCTGGGGAGAGGCCGCCCGCATCGGCACCGCTCTCGAACGCCTGCGCCGGCAGCTCGCCGGTGACGGCGGCGGCTCCGACGGCGCCCCGCGCCGGCGGATCCTGGTCGGCGGACGCGGTCCGCTGGTGGTGACGGCGGCGCTGCTGCTCCTGTGGTGCGTGCCCGTCGGCCTGCTCCTGAACCGCACGGACGATTCGGTCAGCGTGCCGGCCACCATGGTCAACGACCAGCGCGACCGCACGGACCTGATCGCCGACCGCCTGCGCAGGGCGCTCAACGAGGCGCAGGCCGACCTCGTCTCCACCGCGAGTCTGATCGGCGAGGAGAACCCCGAGGACACCAACCGCCTCCTCGACGAGGCGCTGCTCAAGCACCCCCGCTACCGGGCCCTGTACGTCGTCGACGCCGCCGGCGGCATCAGCGCGAAGGCGGGTACGGACCCCCACGACTGGAGCGGCGGCAAGGACCTGCCGCCGGTCCGGGTGTCCGGGCAGGGCGGCAAGGAGCCGATCGTCCAGGCCGGCGCTCCGGTGCCGGGGCGGAAGGGCGGCACCCTGGTCGGCGAGATCCGGGTGGAGTTCCTCGACTCGCTGCTGGCCCGGCCCGGCCTCGGCGACGTCCGCGTGGTGGACTCCGCCGGGCAGACCGTCGCCGCCGGCAACGGCTTCCTCGCCTTCGAGGAACTCCCCGAGGGCCCCCTGACCGACCTCGTGCGGGCCGCCAACCTGAGCGTCGGCGCGGGTCCCGTGGAGAACGGCCTGCTGATCCGCGAGGGGAACAAGGTCACCGTCGCCGCGGCGGCCCCGTTCTCCGGCGGCGGCGTCACGGCCGACCTCGGCTGGACCGTCGTCAGCCGGCAGGACGCCTCGCGCTTCCAGATCGCCCCGTACGAGCGCGAGGACCGCAGCGTGCTCGCCGGAATGCTCGGGCTCGCCGCCATCATCTTCTGCCTCGGCTGGGTCTACCTGGTGGTCGTCCGGCCGCTGCGCGCCCTCGCCGGCAGTGCCGAGAAGCTCGTGGACGGCGACCTCAAGACCGTGCTGTACCCCCGGTACCAGGACGAGGTGGGCGCCGTCGTCCGCAGCCTCGAACTGCTGCGCCAGCAGGCGCAGGCCCACAGACACAACCAGGCGCGCCGGTCCGCGGAGACCCGGCCCGGCGTCGGCGGAAGGTGA